In Colwellia sp. PAMC 20917, a single genomic region encodes these proteins:
- a CDS encoding alpha-amylase: MKTKVIKSLLTTGLALGIVCQAQAAAEPTTFVHLFEWSWQDVAQECEDYLGPKGYAAVQVSPPNEHIQGGQWWTRYQPVSYKIESRSGNRAQFVDMVNRCKAVGVEIYVDAVLNHMASGSGTGTAGSNYGNKSFPNYGPQDFHDTCAITDYNNRWQVQNCELVGLADLNTGAAYVQETLAGYLNDLQDIGVTGFRFDASKHMSLGDIQGVLSKVNGSPLVFQEVIDQGGEPITSSEYQSTGLVTEFKYTTQLGNTFKNGSLASLSSFGEAWGFLPSSSAVVFVDNHDNQRGHGGGGNVITFEDGRLYDLANVFMLAYPYGYPKVMSSYDFQGDTDAGAPSVPVHNNGNLECFGSSWKCEHRWSYIAGGVDFRNNTADNWNTTNWWDNGNNQIAFGRGSSGFVAINKEDVNLTSTLNTQMSAGTYCNVLKGQLSADAKSCSGETITVNKGGSINANLGVWDAFAIHQGAKINGDVTGPATLKRTVIFIQAQTQSGQDMFIRGGIDHNYANNNLGRNCQTTNFECAMTIRHNNLKSATTTPWKTNESYLDWYGSEAAQSSTAEGTPLDWTTNAWPAGWGAKRTVANDGYGEEPLNIWGQHYWMLDVDMDCSKAVNNKFEVKAYVKNGQGWEGDINQANTPYASSNHFAECGKINKFNFNSNAVEIRSF; this comes from the coding sequence ATGAAAACTAAAGTAATAAAATCCTTATTAACAACAGGTCTGGCATTAGGCATTGTTTGTCAGGCTCAAGCTGCTGCTGAACCGACTACTTTTGTTCATCTCTTTGAATGGAGCTGGCAAGATGTTGCCCAAGAATGTGAAGATTATTTAGGCCCTAAAGGTTATGCCGCAGTTCAGGTGTCACCACCTAATGAGCATATTCAAGGGGGACAATGGTGGACTCGATATCAACCGGTAAGCTATAAAATAGAGAGTCGAAGCGGTAACCGTGCCCAGTTTGTCGATATGGTGAATCGTTGTAAGGCCGTTGGCGTAGAAATATATGTTGATGCAGTTTTAAATCATATGGCATCTGGCAGTGGTACAGGTACTGCAGGGAGTAATTATGGTAACAAAAGCTTCCCTAATTATGGGCCACAAGACTTTCATGATACTTGTGCCATTACCGATTATAACAATCGTTGGCAAGTACAAAACTGTGAGCTAGTGGGCTTAGCTGACCTCAATACTGGTGCCGCTTATGTACAAGAAACGCTCGCAGGTTATTTAAACGACTTGCAAGATATTGGTGTTACAGGTTTTCGATTTGACGCCTCTAAGCACATGTCATTAGGCGATATTCAAGGAGTATTGTCGAAAGTTAATGGCTCACCTTTGGTGTTTCAGGAAGTGATTGATCAAGGCGGTGAACCCATCACCTCCAGTGAATACCAAAGCACAGGTTTAGTAACTGAATTTAAATATACCACACAGCTAGGTAACACCTTCAAAAATGGCAGCCTAGCATCACTGAGTAGTTTTGGTGAAGCTTGGGGATTTTTACCGAGTAGTTCCGCGGTGGTTTTTGTCGATAACCATGATAATCAACGTGGTCATGGTGGCGGTGGTAATGTGATTACTTTTGAAGATGGCCGTTTATACGACTTAGCGAATGTATTTATGTTGGCTTATCCGTATGGTTACCCAAAAGTTATGTCGAGCTATGATTTTCAGGGGGATACTGATGCGGGTGCTCCAAGTGTTCCGGTCCATAACAATGGTAATCTAGAATGCTTTGGCAGTAGTTGGAAGTGTGAGCATCGATGGTCATATATTGCTGGTGGTGTCGACTTTAGAAATAATACCGCAGATAACTGGAACACCACAAACTGGTGGGATAATGGCAATAATCAAATTGCTTTTGGTCGAGGTAGTTCGGGTTTTGTCGCAATTAATAAAGAAGATGTTAATTTAACGTCTACGCTAAATACACAAATGAGTGCAGGTACTTATTGTAACGTTTTAAAAGGTCAATTATCTGCTGATGCTAAATCGTGTAGCGGTGAAACGATTACAGTAAACAAGGGTGGAAGTATTAATGCCAATTTAGGTGTTTGGGATGCATTTGCCATTCATCAAGGCGCAAAAATTAATGGTGACGTAACAGGCCCAGCAACATTGAAACGTACGGTGATATTTATTCAAGCACAAACGCAAAGTGGTCAAGATATGTTTATTCGCGGCGGCATTGATCATAACTACGCCAATAATAATCTTGGTAGAAATTGTCAAACCACTAATTTTGAGTGTGCAATGACTATTCGCCATAACAATTTAAAAAGCGCAACGACAACGCCATGGAAAACCAATGAAAGCTACTTAGATTGGTATGGCAGTGAAGCCGCTCAAAGTAGCACCGCTGAAGGAACTCCGCTTGATTGGACCACCAATGCTTGGCCTGCAGGTTGGGGAGCAAAGCGTACCGTTGCTAATGATGGTTATGGTGAAGAGCCGTTAAATATTTGGGGTCAACATTACTGGATGTTAGATGTTGATATGGATTGTAGTAAAGCGGTTAATAACAAGTTTGAAGTAAAAGCCTATGTTAAA
- a CDS encoding alpha/beta hydrolase fold domain-containing protein produces the protein MCKAVQCQQDKRLRIDKPILIYPSVDYTGQQPSFTENGSGFLLEQDKITWYFNQYFKASDNRKTASPLYGEISKTLPETLIITAGCDPLRDEGLAYAKALKAVGVAVHHHHQFDGLTHAYMLLDALVEEECQQTFQLIANFINK, from the coding sequence TTGTGCAAGGCCGTGCAGTGCCAGCAAGATAAACGCTTAAGAATCGATAAGCCGATTTTAATTTACCCAAGTGTTGATTACACCGGCCAGCAGCCTTCTTTTACTGAGAATGGTTCAGGTTTTTTACTTGAGCAAGATAAAATAACTTGGTACTTTAATCAGTACTTTAAAGCGAGTGATAACCGTAAAACAGCATCACCTTTGTATGGTGAAATAAGTAAGACTTTACCTGAAACCTTAATTATTACCGCCGGATGCGACCCGTTAAGAGATGAAGGCTTAGCTTATGCTAAAGCGCTAAAAGCGGTTGGGGTAGCGGTGCATCATCATCATCAGTTTGATGGGTTAACGCATGCCTATATGTTACTTGATGCATTGGTTGAAGAAGAGTGTCAGCAAACTTTTCAGCTGATCGCTAACTTTATTAATAAATAG